A window from Leuconostoc mesenteroides subsp. mesenteroides encodes these proteins:
- a CDS encoding oleate hydratase, with the protein MYYSNGNYEAFATPRKPKNVDQKSAYIVGSGLAGLAAAVFLIRDGHMKGESIHIFEELPLAGGSLDGIQRPNVGFVTRGGREMENHFECLWDLYRSVPSLEIPGASYLDEYYWLDKDDPNSSNCRLIYDRGNRVPNDGDYTLGKSTEEIIKLIMTPEAKLGTMTIEDYFSEDFFKSNFWIYWATMFAFEKWHSAIEMRRYAMRFIHHIDGLPDFSALKFNKYNQYDSMVLPLIKYLEDHGVDVQFDSTVDNVVVNFDHGNKVVKELQLTVAGQPETKQLTANDLVFITNGSITESTTYGSHFEPAPVTSEPGGSWRLWEKLAEQSDEFGHPSVFYQNLPAKSWFVSATATIKNTEINPYIERLTKRDIHDGKINTGGIVTITDSNWLMSFAVHRQPHFKQQKPNETTVWIYGLYSDVPGNYVKKTIVESSGQEITQEFLYHLGVPKSKINQLAQQESINTVPVYMPFITSYFMPRVMGDRPKVIPNGSVNLAFIGNFAESPSRDTVFTTEYSVRTAMEAVYSLLDVERGVPEVFNSIYDIRELLRAMYYMNDKKPLSEIDLPIPKLIQKVGLKKIKGTWLEELLTEAHLL; encoded by the coding sequence ATGTATTATAGCAATGGTAATTATGAAGCATTTGCCACACCACGCAAGCCCAAAAACGTAGATCAGAAATCAGCATATATTGTCGGTTCAGGACTAGCAGGTTTGGCTGCTGCGGTATTTCTTATTCGTGACGGTCATATGAAAGGAGAGTCAATTCATATATTTGAAGAACTCCCACTGGCTGGCGGTTCATTGGATGGAATTCAACGGCCTAATGTTGGTTTTGTTACACGCGGTGGCCGTGAAATGGAAAACCATTTTGAGTGTTTATGGGATCTATATCGTTCAGTACCGTCATTAGAAATCCCCGGTGCTTCTTACCTAGATGAGTATTATTGGTTAGATAAGGATGACCCTAATTCATCAAATTGTCGATTGATTTATGATCGCGGAAATCGTGTGCCTAACGACGGTGATTATACATTAGGTAAATCAACTGAAGAAATTATTAAATTGATTATGACGCCTGAAGCAAAATTAGGTACAATGACGATTGAAGATTATTTTTCAGAGGACTTTTTCAAAAGTAATTTTTGGATATATTGGGCAACAATGTTTGCCTTCGAAAAATGGCACTCAGCAATCGAGATGAGACGTTATGCAATGCGTTTCATTCATCATATTGATGGGTTACCGGATTTTTCAGCATTGAAGTTCAATAAGTACAATCAATATGATTCGATGGTTTTACCTTTGATCAAGTATCTCGAAGATCACGGAGTTGACGTACAGTTTGATTCTACGGTTGATAATGTCGTTGTGAATTTTGATCATGGCAACAAAGTTGTCAAGGAATTACAGCTCACTGTTGCGGGTCAGCCAGAAACGAAACAGCTTACAGCCAATGATTTAGTTTTCATAACAAACGGTTCCATTACCGAAAGCACGACCTATGGGAGCCATTTTGAACCGGCGCCAGTTACAAGTGAACCTGGTGGTTCATGGCGCTTGTGGGAAAAATTAGCTGAACAATCAGATGAATTTGGTCATCCAAGTGTGTTTTATCAAAACTTGCCAGCAAAAAGTTGGTTTGTTTCAGCAACGGCAACAATTAAAAATACTGAAATTAATCCCTATATTGAACGACTTACCAAGAGGGATATACATGATGGTAAAATTAATACAGGTGGCATCGTAACCATTACCGACTCAAATTGGCTGATGAGTTTTGCTGTTCATCGCCAACCACATTTTAAGCAGCAAAAACCAAATGAAACAACTGTTTGGATTTACGGACTATATTCTGATGTTCCTGGCAACTATGTTAAAAAGACCATTGTAGAGTCTTCGGGCCAAGAAATTACACAAGAATTTTTGTATCATCTAGGCGTCCCTAAAAGTAAAATTAATCAGCTAGCTCAGCAAGAGTCAATTAACACTGTTCCGGTATACATGCCGTTTATTACAAGTTATTTTATGCCACGTGTCATGGGCGATCGTCCAAAAGTAATACCAAATGGATCTGTCAATTTGGCATTTATCGGGAACTTTGCTGAGTCACCTTCGCGAGACACAGTCTTTACTACAGAATATTCAGTAAGGACTGCTATGGAGGCTGTTTATAGTTTGCTAGATGTTGAACGTGGTGTACCAGAAGTCTTTAATTCAATTTACGATATTAGAGAATTATTGCGAGCCATGTACTATATGAATGATAAAAAACCACTGAGCGAAATAGATTTGCCAATTCCTAAACTCATACAAAAGGTTGGTCTTAAGAAAATCAAAGGTACTTGGTTAGAAGAATTATTGACAGAAGCACACCTTTTATAA
- a CDS encoding PTS glucose transporter subunit IIA: MFGFGKKISENENVYAPVTGEVIPLDKVSDPVFAQKMMGDGYAVEPNASKIVAPVAGKVTMVQGHAIGLKRFDDLELLVHIGIDTVSLNGKPFTMAVKEGDIVEAGDDLGTVDWEQVEEAGLPKTTLVLITNTADKLESITVHYGPAVAGQQLGSAKARRD; the protein is encoded by the coding sequence ATGTTTGGATTTGGGAAAAAGATAAGCGAAAATGAAAATGTTTATGCGCCAGTAACCGGTGAAGTAATTCCTTTGGACAAGGTTTCGGATCCTGTTTTTGCACAGAAAATGATGGGTGATGGTTATGCAGTCGAACCCAATGCTTCAAAAATTGTTGCTCCAGTTGCTGGGAAGGTAACGATGGTTCAAGGTCATGCTATTGGTTTGAAACGTTTTGACGACCTAGAGTTGTTAGTTCATATAGGTATCGATACCGTTTCTTTAAACGGTAAACCATTTACAATGGCAGTGAAAGAAGGCGATATTGTTGAGGCGGGTGATGACTTGGGAACAGTCGACTGGGAGCAAGTGGAAGAGGCTGGTCTTCCCAAAACAACACTAGTATTAATTACAAATACAGCAGATAAATTAGAATCAATTACAGTTCATTATGGACCAGCAGTTGCAGGACAACAATTGGGCAGTGCTAAGGCAAGGAGAGACTAA
- a CDS encoding peptidase → MTQFTRLYNKFQPEHYNIYLNINRETKQFSGKTKVSGNALVNDLALHQKNLQIQSVQINEKEVPFVVDDNADLIKFSTEIIGRIDITVIYKARLTDTMMGIYPSYYELDGVKKQIIGTQFETSFARQAFPSVDEPEAKATFALSIKFDEQPNESILANMPEIRTENGIHYFDTTVRMSTYLVAFAFGELQGKQTVTNTGVKVGVFSTKAHAPKELDFALDIAKRSIEFFEDFYQTPYPLPHSWQLALPDFSAGAMENWGLVTYREAYLLLDPENSALHTKQIVATVIAHELAHQWFGDLVTMKWWDDLWLNESFANMMEYVAIDAIEPSWHIWESFQTSDVVSALKRDSTEGVQSVHTQVEHPADVDALFDPAIVYAKGARLLVMVRSLIGDKALREGLKRYFTRHRYANATGADLWDALGEASGQNIKAVMDSWLEQPGYPVVSAKVIDGQLTLSQEQFFIGGYEERNRQWQIPLNSNYDAAPDILANKHAVIGDYAQLRESVGTPFRLNDGNDSHFIVQYDAQLLTDILEHLDELDNISQRQILQDLHLLADGRQIAYADIVPLLANFAHKDAMLVNAVLYGILSDLKKFVASDSAAEKALKQFYDVLSRKQVKRLGWVGKSGEPYDDQLTRPYVLDASLYAENPDTIALAHELFEQNSDNLQNLSADIRHFVLTNELKHFGNMSLFEQLLTTYKKSSDASYKADLRSALTSTPDTDLIVKLIGHLKDADTIKPQDLRGWVHGLLVNDKSQQFIWDWVREQWQWLEDTIGGDMEFTMYITVITATFHTPERLAEFKAFFEPKLNTPGLTREITMAIKVISSRVDLIVAEKDGVNRAISEAIK, encoded by the coding sequence ATGACTCAATTCACACGGCTTTATAATAAATTTCAACCTGAACATTATAATATCTATTTAAATATTAATCGTGAAACGAAACAGTTTAGTGGTAAAACAAAGGTTAGTGGTAATGCACTGGTCAATGATCTTGCTTTACATCAAAAAAACTTACAAATTCAGTCTGTTCAGATTAATGAAAAAGAGGTTCCATTTGTTGTTGACGACAACGCTGATTTAATTAAATTTTCGACAGAAATTATTGGTCGTATAGATATCACTGTGATTTACAAAGCGAGATTAACCGACACAATGATGGGGATTTATCCTTCGTATTACGAGTTAGATGGTGTTAAAAAACAAATTATCGGTACACAATTTGAAACAAGTTTTGCTCGTCAAGCTTTTCCAAGTGTGGACGAACCGGAAGCTAAAGCGACATTTGCTTTATCAATCAAGTTTGATGAACAGCCAAACGAAAGCATTTTAGCCAATATGCCAGAGATACGCACAGAAAATGGCATACATTATTTTGATACAACAGTGCGGATGTCAACTTATTTAGTGGCCTTTGCCTTTGGTGAATTACAAGGTAAGCAAACGGTTACTAACACAGGGGTAAAAGTTGGTGTGTTTTCTACCAAGGCACATGCTCCCAAAGAATTGGATTTTGCACTAGACATTGCTAAACGATCGATTGAGTTTTTCGAAGATTTTTATCAAACACCTTACCCATTGCCACATTCTTGGCAATTAGCCTTGCCTGATTTCTCTGCAGGAGCAATGGAAAACTGGGGATTAGTAACTTACCGTGAAGCTTATTTACTGCTTGATCCTGAAAATTCAGCATTGCATACCAAACAAATTGTTGCTACAGTTATTGCTCACGAATTAGCACATCAATGGTTTGGTGACTTAGTCACAATGAAATGGTGGGATGATTTGTGGCTCAATGAAAGTTTTGCTAATATGATGGAGTATGTAGCAATTGATGCGATTGAGCCCAGTTGGCATATTTGGGAAAGCTTCCAAACAAGCGATGTTGTTTCAGCATTGAAAAGAGACAGTACAGAAGGCGTACAATCAGTTCATACTCAAGTAGAACATCCAGCTGATGTTGATGCTTTGTTTGATCCAGCAATTGTTTATGCTAAAGGGGCAAGACTGTTGGTGATGGTTCGTTCGTTGATTGGAGATAAGGCCTTACGTGAAGGATTAAAAAGATACTTCACTCGCCATCGCTATGCAAACGCAACAGGAGCTGATTTGTGGGACGCTTTGGGTGAAGCTTCAGGCCAAAACATTAAAGCAGTGATGGACTCTTGGTTAGAACAACCAGGATATCCAGTGGTTTCAGCAAAAGTGATTGATGGTCAGTTAACGCTATCTCAAGAACAATTTTTCATTGGTGGATATGAAGAAAGAAATCGTCAGTGGCAAATTCCCTTAAACAGTAACTATGATGCGGCCCCCGACATACTAGCCAATAAACATGCAGTGATTGGTGATTATGCTCAATTACGTGAATCAGTTGGCACACCTTTTAGGCTAAATGACGGCAATGATTCGCATTTTATTGTTCAATATGATGCTCAATTACTAACAGATATTTTAGAACATCTTGATGAATTGGATAATATTTCGCAAAGACAAATTCTTCAGGATTTACATTTACTTGCTGATGGTAGGCAAATTGCCTACGCTGATATCGTGCCACTGTTGGCTAATTTTGCGCACAAAGATGCCATGTTGGTTAATGCAGTATTATACGGTATACTTTCAGATTTGAAGAAATTTGTCGCATCAGATTCAGCTGCAGAAAAAGCTTTAAAACAATTCTATGATGTACTAAGTAGAAAACAAGTAAAACGTTTGGGATGGGTTGGAAAAAGCGGTGAACCATACGATGACCAGCTAACACGGCCTTATGTTTTGGATGCTTCTTTGTATGCAGAAAATCCTGATACAATTGCACTCGCTCATGAATTATTTGAACAAAACAGTGATAATCTACAAAACTTATCTGCTGATATTCGTCACTTTGTACTAACTAATGAATTAAAGCATTTTGGCAATATGTCATTGTTTGAACAATTATTGACTACTTATAAAAAGTCTTCTGATGCTAGTTATAAAGCTGACTTACGTTCGGCCTTGACTAGTACGCCAGATACAGATTTAATTGTGAAATTGATTGGTCATCTAAAGGATGCTGACACGATTAAACCGCAAGACCTCCGTGGGTGGGTCCATGGCCTGCTAGTTAATGATAAAAGTCAACAGTTCATTTGGGATTGGGTTCGTGAGCAATGGCAGTGGCTAGAAGATACGATAGGTGGTGATATGGAATTTACGATGTATATTACTGTTATTACCGCTACGTTCCATACACCAGAACGACTAGCTGAATTTAAGGCATTCTTCGAACCCAAGTTGAATACACCTGGATTAACACGTGAAATTACCATGGCTATTAAGGTAATCTCGAGCCGTGTGGATTTGATTGTAGCTGAGAAGGATGGTGTGAATAGAGCTATTTCTGAGGCTATCAAATAA
- a CDS encoding 3-phosphoglycerate dehydrogenase: MTKQVYLPDDIPAVGKKILEDAGLKVVIGSGRNPEKMKTEGAEASAVLIGTQKFDADIMDAMPNLKVIARNGVGYDAVDVDAATQRGIYVVNTPKALSGSVAETAVSELLAISKNLYQDSKAIHDDNWQYRKAHPGRDIEGKTVGILGFGRIGQQVAKKLSGFDVKVIAFDPFAKDVLNVELVDRETIFKTADYVMVHLPALPETQYSIGADEFKLMKNDAFLINMARGSILVEADLVSALKSGEIAGAALDVFEEEPLPVTNPLVALENVLLTPHIASNTVETKARMAVDATNDIVRVLSGQDPESAVNKIN; encoded by the coding sequence ATGACAAAACAAGTATACTTACCAGATGATATTCCAGCAGTTGGGAAAAAGATTCTTGAAGATGCAGGCTTAAAAGTAGTTATTGGTTCTGGGCGCAACCCTGAAAAAATGAAAACTGAAGGGGCAGAGGCAAGTGCTGTATTGATCGGTACACAAAAATTTGATGCAGATATCATGGACGCTATGCCAAATTTAAAGGTTATTGCACGTAACGGTGTTGGTTATGATGCTGTTGACGTGGATGCTGCAACTCAGCGTGGTATTTACGTTGTGAACACACCTAAAGCTTTATCAGGATCTGTTGCAGAAACGGCTGTCTCGGAGTTGTTAGCTATCAGCAAAAACTTATATCAAGATTCAAAAGCAATTCATGATGATAATTGGCAGTATCGAAAGGCACACCCAGGACGTGATATTGAGGGGAAAACGGTTGGTATTTTAGGGTTTGGTCGTATAGGTCAGCAAGTGGCTAAAAAATTGAGTGGGTTTGATGTTAAAGTCATTGCCTTTGATCCCTTTGCCAAGGATGTGCTCAATGTTGAGTTGGTTGATCGTGAAACAATTTTTAAAACTGCTGACTATGTGATGGTCCATTTGCCTGCCTTACCTGAAACGCAGTATTCAATTGGCGCAGATGAGTTTAAGTTGATGAAAAATGATGCATTTCTAATTAATATGGCACGGGGTTCTATTCTGGTTGAAGCTGACTTGGTTTCAGCTCTAAAATCGGGTGAGATAGCTGGTGCGGCTTTAGATGTTTTTGAAGAAGAACCGTTACCTGTTACAAACCCATTGGTTGCATTAGAAAATGTTTTACTCACACCACATATTGCCTCTAATACTGTTGAAACTAAGGCACGTATGGCGGTTGATGCAACTAATGATATTGTTCGAGTATTATCTGGTCAGGACCCAGAATCAGCTGTGAATAAAATTAATTAA
- a CDS encoding PTS beta-glucoside transporter subunit IIABC has translation MAKENYEGMAQDIIKNVGGKDNVNKVIHCITRLRFYLNDETKANTEEMSKIPGIAGAVYNGALGQYQVVIGPAVADVYDKVVEHLGASVVDNEATNAAVEATKAKDKKPKNVLDRFKDAFQTLIGTITGSMIPVIGLLAAGGMLNGFLTLLSDPNLLGLISTKSDTFTIIQSMAMAPFYFLPVLVGFTAAQQLKSDPLVVAAIGALLVKPEMVGLSASKASGVLLGMPINAHFFGLPITIPNYAYSIFPIIFAAWLARPIGNWLKDHLPVSIRSIFQPLITIFIVGSVVLVIMGPAITMISSGISVAINALLNFNYALSGLLIGGLYQVLVIFGLHWMVVPLIANEIAQTGQSQLNALVNFTMIAQGAGALAVFAKTKIANLKGLAGAGALSAFAGITEPAMYGINLKYGRVFWMANLGGATGGLIAGLFDLHMYGFTGSLIGFPSFASPKDNPNNLLIFLIASAATIAVSFIAVYLWGFKDSDTEKAAVQVEKKNVFKDAISK, from the coding sequence ATGGCTAAAGAAAATTATGAAGGCATGGCACAAGACATCATTAAAAATGTGGGCGGTAAAGATAATGTTAATAAAGTGATACATTGTATTACCCGCTTGCGTTTCTATTTAAATGATGAAACTAAGGCTAATACAGAAGAAATGTCAAAAATACCAGGAATAGCTGGTGCCGTTTATAATGGTGCGTTAGGACAGTATCAAGTAGTTATCGGGCCAGCAGTTGCAGATGTCTATGATAAGGTTGTCGAGCACCTAGGGGCTAGTGTAGTGGACAATGAAGCAACGAATGCAGCAGTAGAAGCGACAAAAGCCAAAGATAAAAAGCCCAAAAATGTACTTGACCGGTTTAAAGATGCTTTCCAAACGCTAATCGGCACAATCACAGGGTCAATGATTCCAGTGATTGGATTATTAGCAGCAGGTGGTATGTTAAATGGATTTTTAACTTTATTGTCTGATCCAAATCTACTTGGTTTAATTAGTACTAAATCAGATACGTTTACGATTATTCAATCGATGGCAATGGCACCCTTTTATTTTTTACCAGTATTAGTCGGCTTTACAGCAGCACAGCAGTTAAAATCAGATCCTTTAGTTGTGGCGGCGATTGGTGCGCTGTTAGTTAAACCAGAAATGGTTGGGTTATCAGCATCAAAGGCTTCAGGTGTGTTGTTAGGAATGCCAATTAATGCGCACTTCTTTGGACTACCTATTACAATACCTAATTACGCATATTCAATTTTCCCAATTATTTTTGCGGCTTGGTTAGCACGTCCAATTGGCAATTGGCTGAAGGATCATTTGCCAGTTTCAATTCGATCAATCTTTCAACCTTTAATCACTATCTTTATTGTCGGTTCTGTTGTATTAGTAATCATGGGACCCGCAATTACAATGATTTCATCCGGTATATCTGTTGCCATTAATGCATTACTTAACTTTAACTACGCATTGTCTGGTTTGCTTATCGGAGGTTTGTATCAAGTATTGGTTATTTTCGGATTGCATTGGATGGTAGTACCGTTAATTGCTAACGAAATTGCGCAAACAGGTCAGTCACAATTAAATGCACTGGTGAACTTCACAATGATTGCACAGGGTGCTGGCGCATTGGCAGTCTTTGCAAAAACTAAGATTGCTAACTTAAAAGGTCTGGCTGGTGCTGGTGCGTTGTCAGCCTTCGCCGGAATTACTGAACCTGCGATGTACGGTATTAATTTGAAATATGGCCGTGTGTTCTGGATGGCTAACTTAGGTGGTGCCACTGGTGGTCTAATTGCTGGACTATTCGATCTTCATATGTATGGCTTCACCGGCTCACTAATTGGTTTCCCATCATTTGCTTCTCCAAAGGACAACCCCAATAACTTATTGATTTTCCTGATCGCTTCAGCAGCAACAATTGCTGTTTCATTTATAGCAGTTTATCTATGGGGATTTAAAGACAGTGACACTGAAAAAGCAGCCGTACAAGTTGAAAAGAAGAATGTCTTCAAAGATGCTATTTCAAAGTGA
- a CDS encoding Xaa-Pro dipeptidyl-peptidase translates to MINQYGRIAVDATTELQELRAVGFDSEDFETLLRRALTNYKTYEAQNDWLREHLATDEQNVFLFLEKDQPLTQAVFYRVAAQLLGYTDILAANEYNGVATFRQLGLPVMTVNNLHHAWYELLNSHTNNGLLFIDELASRGYFESDNQRLLFNGKSLPTYNTNQLIRESVWVETSVDTDNDGRFDLVQVDIIRPNTNEKLPVLFTASPYYQGLNEKENDAKLHDVNVPLTRKDTRQPALSNLNHIEKIVTKPFARQINGYAEEASVNFTQEAGKPVDLNQYFLSRGYAVAYSAGIGTRHSDGMQDTGSPEQVESMKNVVEWLAGNRVAFTDRTSNIAIVANWSNHNIAMTGRSYLGTLATAVATTGVSGLKTIISEAAISNWYQYYRDNGLVIAPGGFPGEDMDVLAELVYSRIKDPADRLKTKNQWDNFQANTEKFADRVNGNYDYYWDTRNYLNQVKNIKVDMIMVHGLNDWNVKPRQVYQLWSKLRDLPNIKKIYLHQGQHIYINNNRSLDFSDQINLWLTEKLLDKDVRANEVLPTVTWQDNSKEDAWHILDEWGTSKKNKYYIGKNMLTTNQSSGELNFKDWLPENQFTDYCKHFDKWRDDTITGKLPTNQIFKSETYTRERIIDGEILLNLRVKSSQNIGLISAMVVDYGNDIYLKETPTNQGVMIDRGVNFSPTDLMSFEYKKSDYKMITIGHINLQNRTSPRQNNDLWPNQYVDLHFELQPTYYKMRPGHQLGLIIYATDFEMTVRGNQAIEYTIDLSTSSLDVPFNSKK, encoded by the coding sequence ATGATTAATCAGTATGGTCGAATTGCTGTCGATGCAACAACCGAATTACAAGAGCTAAGAGCTGTTGGTTTTGATAGTGAAGACTTTGAAACGCTATTGCGACGCGCTTTAACAAATTATAAAACTTATGAAGCTCAAAATGACTGGTTACGTGAACATCTAGCTACCGATGAGCAAAATGTTTTTCTTTTCTTAGAAAAAGACCAACCACTCACACAAGCTGTCTTTTATCGTGTCGCTGCCCAACTGTTAGGATATACGGATATTTTGGCAGCTAATGAATATAATGGGGTCGCTACATTTCGGCAATTAGGCTTACCAGTAATGACGGTAAACAATTTACATCATGCGTGGTATGAATTGCTAAATAGCCACACAAATAATGGCTTGTTATTTATTGATGAATTGGCAAGCCGAGGATATTTTGAATCTGATAATCAGCGTTTACTTTTTAATGGTAAGTCTTTGCCAACCTATAATACAAACCAATTAATTCGCGAGTCAGTTTGGGTGGAAACTTCTGTCGACACTGATAATGACGGGCGGTTTGATTTAGTTCAAGTAGATATTATAAGACCAAATACAAATGAAAAATTACCGGTTCTATTTACAGCATCACCCTATTATCAAGGCTTAAACGAGAAAGAAAATGATGCCAAATTGCATGATGTTAACGTGCCATTAACAAGAAAGGACACGCGCCAACCAGCTCTGAGTAATTTAAATCATATCGAAAAGATTGTTACAAAACCGTTTGCACGTCAAATTAATGGTTACGCTGAAGAAGCTTCTGTGAACTTTACGCAAGAAGCGGGGAAACCTGTTGACTTAAATCAGTATTTTTTGTCTCGTGGTTATGCAGTTGCTTATTCTGCAGGTATTGGCACACGTCATTCTGATGGTATGCAAGACACAGGATCTCCAGAGCAAGTTGAATCGATGAAAAATGTTGTTGAATGGTTGGCAGGTAATAGAGTGGCCTTTACTGACCGTACAAGTAATATTGCCATTGTAGCTAATTGGTCAAATCATAATATTGCTATGACTGGACGCTCTTATTTGGGAACTTTAGCCACAGCAGTTGCTACCACAGGTGTCTCTGGTTTGAAAACGATTATTTCTGAGGCTGCTATCTCCAATTGGTATCAATATTACAGAGACAATGGTCTAGTTATTGCGCCCGGTGGCTTTCCCGGTGAAGATATGGATGTACTAGCCGAATTAGTATATTCACGGATAAAAGATCCAGCTGACCGATTAAAAACTAAAAACCAGTGGGATAATTTTCAAGCCAATACGGAAAAGTTTGCTGACCGTGTCAATGGCAATTATGATTATTATTGGGATACACGTAATTATTTAAATCAAGTTAAGAATATTAAAGTGGATATGATAATGGTTCATGGTTTAAATGATTGGAATGTTAAACCACGGCAGGTGTATCAATTATGGTCAAAACTTCGCGATTTACCAAACATTAAGAAAATATATTTACACCAAGGCCAACATATTTATATCAACAACAATCGTTCTTTGGATTTTTCAGATCAGATAAATCTTTGGCTGACCGAAAAATTATTGGATAAAGATGTCAGAGCTAACGAAGTGTTACCTACCGTTACATGGCAAGACAATAGTAAAGAAGATGCTTGGCATATCTTAGATGAGTGGGGAACAAGTAAAAAAAATAAATATTATATTGGTAAGAATATGCTTACCACTAATCAAAGCAGTGGTGAACTCAATTTTAAGGACTGGTTACCTGAAAATCAGTTCACTGATTACTGCAAACATTTTGATAAATGGCGTGATGATACGATTACTGGAAAGTTGCCAACCAATCAGATTTTTAAGAGTGAAACTTACACAAGAGAACGAATAATAGATGGCGAAATCTTATTAAACCTGCGAGTGAAATCCTCACAAAACATAGGATTGATCAGCGCAATGGTCGTCGACTATGGGAATGACATATATCTCAAAGAAACACCTACGAACCAAGGCGTAATGATTGACCGTGGTGTGAATTTTAGTCCGACAGATTTGATGTCGTTTGAATATAAAAAATCTGATTATAAAATGATTACTATTGGTCATATTAATCTACAAAATCGGACAAGTCCTCGACAAAATAATGACTTGTGGCCTAATCAATATGTTGACTTACATTTTGAGCTACAACCAACCTACTACAAAATGCGACCAGGACATCAATTGGGATTAATTATATATGCGACAGATTTTGAAATGACGGTTCGGGGAAACCAAGCCATAGAGTACACGATAGACTTATCGACAAGCTCGCTAGATGTACCATTTAACAGTAAAAAATAA